Proteins encoded within one genomic window of Pseudalkalibacillus sp. SCS-8:
- a CDS encoding aconitate hydratase, with product MALNVSQKLIKDHLVFGEMRPGSEIGLKIDQTLTQDATGTLVMLELEAMGLDYAKTEVSAQYVDHNIIQEDSKNPDDHVFLQSATKRFGLYYSRPGNGVSHPVHMQRLAQPGKTLLGSDSHTCANGCMGMLAMGAGGIDVAMAIAGEPIYIKMPEIWGVKLTGELPDWVSAKDVILEMLRRHDVKGGVGKIIEYYGPGLENLSAMDRHVIANMGAELGATTTVFPSDDEVRRFLKSQEREEDWVELVADEGAEYDEYEEIDLSELEPLIAKPSSPGNVVPVREVDGEPIYQSYIGSSANPGYRDFAIAAEIVKGKKIARGISFDINPTSRQMLSDLVDDGHIGSLLTAGGRLHQAGCNGCIGMGQAPATGRNSLRTTPRNFPGRSGTKEDSVFLCSPETAAASALSGEITDPRSLDMDYPKVIDKDQPTVDDALLEKPLSKEESQTVELEKGPNIASIPEMEELPDRIEIPVLLKMKDNISTDEILAGGARVLPFRSNLPEISKFTFEQVDESYHERAMDVRDKGGHAIIGGYNYGQGSSREHAALAPRYLGLRVAIAKDFARIHWQNLVNFGILPLTFLDESDYEDLEEGDVLEIVDVKEQLNSGNELTVQLKKKDKRFKIEHHLSERQVDIVLKGGLINWERKRQESHTS from the coding sequence TTGGCATTGAACGTTTCGCAAAAACTGATCAAGGACCATCTGGTATTTGGAGAGATGCGTCCTGGAAGTGAAATCGGACTGAAAATTGACCAGACCCTCACGCAGGATGCTACGGGTACATTGGTAATGCTGGAATTGGAAGCAATGGGATTGGATTATGCAAAGACTGAAGTGTCCGCACAATATGTAGACCATAATATTATCCAGGAAGATAGTAAAAACCCCGATGATCATGTCTTTTTACAAAGTGCAACCAAGCGATTTGGATTATATTACAGTCGACCTGGCAACGGTGTTAGCCACCCTGTGCATATGCAACGGTTAGCTCAACCTGGTAAAACATTATTAGGATCGGACAGTCATACATGCGCAAATGGCTGTATGGGAATGTTGGCCATGGGAGCTGGCGGAATTGATGTAGCGATGGCGATTGCTGGTGAACCGATCTACATCAAGATGCCGGAAATCTGGGGAGTCAAATTGACAGGAGAACTGCCAGATTGGGTGAGTGCCAAGGACGTCATCCTCGAGATGTTACGGCGTCACGATGTAAAAGGTGGCGTCGGTAAAATCATTGAATACTATGGACCTGGATTGGAAAACCTTTCGGCGATGGACCGACATGTCATCGCGAATATGGGTGCAGAGCTTGGCGCGACAACAACGGTTTTTCCGTCTGACGATGAAGTGCGACGATTCCTTAAAAGCCAGGAAAGGGAAGAGGATTGGGTTGAACTCGTAGCTGATGAAGGTGCTGAATATGATGAATATGAAGAAATTGACCTTTCTGAACTTGAACCTTTAATTGCTAAACCATCAAGCCCTGGAAATGTCGTACCTGTAAGAGAGGTTGACGGAGAACCGATTTATCAATCCTATATCGGTTCATCGGCTAACCCAGGTTACAGGGATTTCGCAATAGCTGCTGAAATCGTGAAGGGCAAAAAAATCGCCAGAGGTATTTCGTTTGATATTAACCCGACCTCAAGACAAATGTTAAGTGATCTAGTTGATGACGGACATATCGGAAGTCTTTTGACAGCAGGAGGGAGACTGCACCAGGCGGGGTGTAACGGATGCATCGGTATGGGACAAGCTCCTGCAACAGGCCGTAACAGCTTGCGTACAACACCTCGAAACTTTCCGGGTCGATCAGGTACGAAAGAGGACAGTGTCTTTTTATGCAGCCCTGAAACTGCAGCCGCTTCTGCTTTATCAGGTGAAATCACGGACCCACGCAGCTTAGATATGGATTACCCAAAAGTGATAGATAAGGACCAACCGACAGTTGATGACGCCCTGCTTGAAAAGCCGCTGTCTAAAGAGGAATCACAAACAGTGGAATTAGAGAAGGGGCCGAACATCGCTTCTATACCTGAAATGGAAGAACTACCAGATCGAATAGAGATCCCAGTCCTGCTGAAGATGAAGGATAATATTTCGACAGATGAGATTCTTGCCGGTGGCGCACGTGTACTACCTTTTCGAAGCAATCTCCCAGAAATCAGTAAATTCACCTTCGAACAAGTGGATGAATCGTATCACGAACGCGCGATGGACGTGCGTGATAAAGGCGGCCATGCCATTATTGGTGGTTACAACTATGGTCAAGGGTCAAGTCGCGAACATGCTGCATTGGCCCCACGTTACCTTGGTCTAAGGGTGGCGATTGCCAAGGATTTTGCGCGTATCCATTGGCAGAACCTTGTGAATTTCGGCATACTCCCACTTACATTCCTTGATGAATCGGACTACGAGGATTTAGAAGAAGGGGATGTTTTGGAGATTGTTGATGTGAAAGAACAGTTGAATTCTGGTAATGAATTGACCGTTCAGCTGAAAAAGAAAGATAAACGTTTTAAAATCGAGCATCATTTATCAGAGCGACAAGTGGATATCGTCTTGAAAGGCGGTTTGATCAACTGGGAAAGAAAGAGACAAGAATCACACACGAGTTAA
- a CDS encoding guanylate kinase: MHSFDEEQKIFIYTGPDGSGRKTLARMVATVYDMETVLSYTTRSPRHYETDGKDYHFVSEETFQKMKQNREFIESVDIDGFQYGIREQEIKNAFKHHRLLYLALNPEGADKLKQMFGEKVIRIFVYADRDTVIQRQKERQDSDSDITRHMNHYDETMSYKTKCEHTFENYDLPQVSYQISELVESYLDRDYIESDY, encoded by the coding sequence ATGCATTCATTTGATGAAGAACAGAAAATCTTCATTTACACTGGACCTGATGGCTCTGGGCGTAAAACGTTGGCAAGAATGGTGGCGACTGTCTATGATATGGAAACGGTACTTTCCTATACGACAAGGAGTCCAAGGCATTACGAAACGGATGGGAAAGACTACCACTTTGTAAGTGAGGAAACGTTTCAAAAGATGAAGCAGAATCGTGAATTTATTGAATCTGTCGATATAGATGGATTTCAATATGGGATTCGCGAACAAGAGATCAAAAATGCATTCAAACATCATCGACTCCTCTATTTAGCACTCAATCCTGAAGGTGCCGATAAATTAAAGCAAATGTTCGGGGAGAAAGTGATCCGTATATTTGTATACGCAGACAGGGATACCGTCATACAAAGGCAAAAAGAACGGCAAGATAGCGACTCAGATATCACAAGACATATGAACCATTATGATGAAACAATGTCCTATAAGACAAAGTGTGAGCATACATTTGAAAATTACGACCTGCCACAGGTTTCCTACCAAATCAGTGAGTTGGTTGAATCATATCTTGACAGAGATTATATTGAATCAGATTATTAA
- a CDS encoding MBL fold metallo-hydrolase, whose amino-acid sequence MALEPISVDTLAKKVLKKEDVFLLDVRKQEDYEDWSVEGTSVRSMNIPFNELKEDVEGVKKQLPSDQTIYVMCAKGVSSQKAVDHLKEAGVEDITYVEGGMTAWSEHLEPIKIGNTSKGASIYQFVRIGKGCLSYLIESNGEAAVIDSNRMIDVYQDFANDKGWTIKSVMDTHLHADHISGGYSLAKATDASYWFPPSDDEGVTFSYQSLKENEHISIGDTIINPIYSPGHTQGSTSLLVDDEYLLTGDILFVESIGRPDLAGKADKWVDDLRKTLYERYEKLSDDLTVLPGHFGEMSEMNEDGSVHDKLKDLYKKNERLQIEDAETFNHMVTDNLPPQPNSHEEIRKTNMGQQDPDEEEKQEMEVGPNRCAVS is encoded by the coding sequence ATGGCTCTGGAACCTATTTCTGTGGACACGCTTGCAAAAAAGGTTTTGAAAAAGGAAGATGTATTTCTTCTTGATGTACGGAAACAAGAGGATTACGAAGACTGGTCCGTAGAAGGTACGTCGGTACGAAGTATGAATATACCGTTTAATGAATTAAAAGAGGATGTAGAAGGGGTCAAGAAACAACTCCCTAGCGATCAGACGATTTATGTCATGTGTGCCAAAGGGGTTTCATCCCAAAAAGCTGTAGATCACCTGAAAGAAGCTGGAGTAGAAGACATTACGTATGTAGAAGGTGGAATGACTGCTTGGAGTGAACACCTTGAACCGATCAAAATCGGGAATACTTCAAAGGGCGCTTCCATCTATCAATTCGTACGGATCGGAAAAGGTTGTTTGTCTTATCTTATCGAATCAAATGGTGAAGCAGCCGTCATTGATTCCAATCGTATGATTGATGTTTATCAGGATTTTGCGAACGATAAAGGATGGACGATTAAATCCGTAATGGACACACATCTTCACGCAGACCATATCTCGGGAGGTTACTCACTCGCCAAAGCAACAGATGCATCCTATTGGTTCCCACCTAGCGATGATGAAGGAGTCACTTTCTCTTATCAGTCTCTTAAGGAAAACGAACACATCAGCATCGGCGACACGATCATCAATCCAATCTACTCACCAGGACATACACAAGGAAGTACAAGCTTGCTCGTCGATGATGAATACCTATTAACAGGTGACATCCTTTTCGTCGAATCAATCGGACGCCCTGATCTTGCTGGAAAAGCGGATAAATGGGTTGATGACCTTCGGAAGACCCTTTATGAGCGGTACGAGAAACTATCTGATGACTTGACTGTTTTACCTGGTCATTTTGGAGAGATGAGTGAGATGAATGAAGATGGTAGCGTACATGATAAATTAAAGGACTTATATAAGAAGAATGAACGGTTACAAATTGAAGACGCTGAAACATTCAACCACATGGTAACAGACAACCTGCCACCACAACCTAACAGCCACGAAGAGATCCGCAAAACGAACATGGGCCAACAAGACCCTGACGAAGAGGAAAAGCAAGAGATGGAAGTAGGACCAAACCGCTGTGCTGTAAGCTGA
- a CDS encoding 2-oxoglutarate dehydrogenase E1 component produces MATKGPNNEKPWQGLSGPNLGYAIELYDQYKSDPDSVEPNLKEIFDKWGPPPTSEDEVGPTPSSNHGEMKQDAATMKKVVAAVKLVENIRTYGHLAAETNALGDIEKDSHLLDPAEYGLTEDDLKAIPADIVWSEAPDNIRDGYEAISRLKEIYTKSLAYEFSHVHDEKERKWLYDMVESGSVFPSMSSEDRVGLLKRLTEVEGFEKFLHRTFVGQKRFSIEGLDSMVPMLDSIIQDGVKDGAENVMIGMAHRGRLNVLAHVLGKPYEKIFAEFAHSPNKELVPSEGSTGINYGWTGDVKYHLGGNREIEEGTSKPAVLTLANNPSHLEYVDPVVEGYTRAAQEDRSEAGYPKQDVSKSFSILIHGDAAFPGEGVVAETLNLSQLPGYKIGGAVHIIANNLLGFTTKSTDSRSTKYASDLAKGFEIPIIHVSADDPEACIAAIKLAYHYRMKFKKDVLIDLIGYRRYGHNEMDDPNATNPRLYNKVNNRDTVRSLYATTLQNNGVIDEENAKKMEQDVQELLQAKYDKVEKHTDDDDEVNEINTPEEIVNGLPKVKTSVALDELRTLNEGLLEWPEDFKVYPKLEKILKRREKALLDDGKVDWALAETLAYASILKDGTPIRLTGQDSERGTFAQRHLVLHDHETGKTFSPLHTLPEAKASFAIHNSPLSEASVVGYEYGYNVIAPETLVLWEAQYGDFANAAQVIYDQFVSAGRAKWGQKSGMVLLLPHGYEGQGPEHSSARLERFLQLSAENNWTVANLTSAAQYFHILRKQAAILDKDEVRPLVIMTPKSLLRNPRVSSAPKEFSDGEFLPVMRQPKHDVKEKEVKRLLLCSGKVAVDLQTAMESNDKDWNWVDVLRVEQLYPFPEDEIIEYLEKYENLEEIIWVQEEPKNMGAWTYVESRIKSIASNRVTISYIGRPDRSSPAGGEPDVHKKEQERILDQALNLKQTNTVTTEGGNVS; encoded by the coding sequence ATGGCTACAAAAGGACCAAACAACGAGAAGCCGTGGCAGGGATTATCCGGCCCAAACCTTGGCTATGCGATCGAATTGTATGACCAATACAAATCTGACCCTGATTCGGTCGAACCTAACTTAAAAGAAATTTTCGATAAATGGGGACCTCCACCTACTTCAGAAGATGAAGTTGGTCCAACGCCTTCATCTAATCATGGCGAAATGAAACAGGATGCTGCGACAATGAAGAAGGTGGTCGCTGCAGTCAAACTAGTCGAGAACATCCGTACTTACGGACATCTCGCTGCTGAAACAAATGCTTTAGGTGACATAGAAAAGGATTCACACCTTTTAGATCCTGCTGAATATGGACTTACTGAAGATGATTTGAAGGCGATTCCTGCTGATATTGTATGGAGTGAAGCACCTGACAATATTAGAGACGGATATGAAGCCATTTCACGACTGAAGGAAATTTACACGAAATCATTAGCGTACGAATTCAGTCATGTCCATGATGAAAAGGAACGAAAATGGTTGTATGACATGGTAGAAAGCGGTTCCGTATTCCCATCAATGTCATCAGAGGATCGAGTGGGGCTTTTGAAGCGCCTTACTGAAGTGGAAGGTTTTGAAAAGTTCTTGCACCGTACATTCGTCGGGCAAAAACGCTTTTCGATTGAAGGACTCGACTCCATGGTCCCGATGCTCGATAGCATCATCCAGGACGGGGTGAAGGATGGAGCAGAGAATGTCATGATCGGCATGGCGCACCGAGGACGTCTGAACGTACTCGCTCATGTGCTTGGTAAGCCATATGAAAAGATATTTGCAGAATTCGCCCACTCTCCGAACAAAGAGCTTGTCCCATCTGAAGGTTCTACAGGAATAAACTATGGATGGACAGGGGATGTGAAATATCATCTAGGCGGAAACCGTGAAATAGAAGAAGGAACCTCTAAACCGGCAGTCTTGACCCTGGCCAATAACCCGAGTCATCTGGAATATGTCGATCCAGTTGTTGAAGGGTACACGAGAGCCGCACAAGAAGACCGAAGTGAAGCTGGTTATCCGAAACAGGATGTCTCGAAATCCTTCTCCATCCTCATTCATGGGGATGCGGCTTTCCCTGGCGAAGGTGTCGTTGCGGAAACGCTTAACTTGAGTCAGTTGCCGGGTTACAAGATTGGTGGTGCTGTGCATATCATCGCCAACAATCTGTTAGGATTCACAACAAAAAGTACGGATTCGCGGTCTACGAAATATGCAAGTGACCTAGCCAAAGGATTTGAAATTCCGATCATCCACGTTAGTGCGGATGATCCAGAAGCATGTATTGCAGCAATTAAGTTAGCATATCATTATCGCATGAAATTCAAGAAGGACGTCCTTATCGACCTCATTGGCTATCGCCGTTATGGTCATAACGAAATGGACGATCCAAACGCAACGAATCCAAGGCTATACAATAAAGTGAATAATCGGGACACTGTCCGTTCACTATATGCAACGACTCTTCAAAATAATGGAGTCATTGATGAAGAGAATGCCAAGAAAATGGAACAAGATGTTCAAGAATTGCTTCAAGCCAAGTACGATAAAGTGGAAAAACATACAGATGATGATGATGAAGTAAATGAAATAAATACGCCAGAGGAAATTGTGAATGGTCTTCCGAAGGTCAAAACATCCGTTGCATTGGATGAACTTAGAACGTTGAATGAAGGTTTACTTGAATGGCCTGAAGATTTCAAAGTCTATCCAAAACTCGAAAAAATCTTGAAGCGTCGTGAAAAAGCCTTGCTTGATGACGGAAAGGTTGATTGGGCACTAGCTGAAACGTTAGCATATGCAAGTATATTGAAGGATGGTACACCGATTCGATTAACCGGGCAGGATTCGGAAAGAGGTACGTTCGCTCAACGCCATCTTGTCCTACATGATCATGAAACGGGCAAAACGTTCTCGCCGTTACACACCCTTCCTGAAGCAAAGGCATCCTTTGCGATTCATAATAGCCCACTATCAGAAGCATCTGTTGTCGGTTATGAATATGGGTATAATGTCATTGCGCCAGAAACATTGGTACTATGGGAAGCTCAATACGGTGATTTCGCAAACGCTGCACAAGTCATCTACGATCAATTCGTTTCTGCAGGACGTGCTAAGTGGGGACAAAAATCAGGAATGGTCCTCTTGCTTCCTCATGGATACGAAGGTCAAGGGCCTGAACACTCAAGCGCACGTTTAGAAAGATTCCTGCAGCTGTCGGCTGAAAACAACTGGACAGTGGCAAACTTGACAAGTGCTGCTCAATACTTCCATATTTTGAGGAAACAAGCTGCGATCTTGGATAAGGATGAAGTTCGTCCTCTCGTCATCATGACTCCAAAGAGCCTGTTAAGAAACCCGCGCGTTTCTTCCGCTCCGAAAGAATTCAGCGATGGAGAATTCTTGCCTGTCATGAGACAGCCTAAACATGATGTTAAAGAAAAGGAAGTTAAACGCCTACTCTTATGTTCAGGTAAGGTGGCCGTTGATCTCCAGACTGCAATGGAGTCCAATGATAAAGATTGGAATTGGGTAGACGTTCTTCGTGTTGAACAGCTTTATCCATTCCCAGAGGACGAAATCATTGAATACCTGGAGAAGTATGAAAACCTAGAAGAAATTATCTGGGTACAAGAAGAACCGAAGAACATGGGAGCTTGGACTTACGTGGAATCCAGAATCAAATCGATTGCTTCCAACCGCGTCACCATCTCTTACATTGGTCGTCCAGACCGCTCCAGTCCTGCTGGAGGAGAGCCAGATGTTCATAAGAAAGAACAAGAACGAATCTTAGATCAAGCACTGAACCTGAAACAGACGAACACTGTGACAACTGAAGGAGGTAATGTATCGTGA
- the odhB gene encoding 2-oxoglutarate dehydrogenase complex dihydrolipoyllysine-residue succinyltransferase produces MSDIKVPELAESISEGTISEWLVNVGDKVSKGDPVCELETDKVNVEVSAENDGVIEEFLKDAGDTVEVGEVIAKLNENGEASSSSDQEESKEASKEEEKTNETPSASKNDAEHKAEENQDEEQQDDTDRPMASPATRKLARKLGVDLNKVKPSDPLGRVRSDDVRAHAEQSQSDKSSEPKQSKEKKASSTSEQQQFDKPVERVKMSRRRQTIAKRLVEAQQTAAMLTTYNEVDLTAIDDLRKRRKEQFLEQNDVKLGYMSFYTKAVVAALKKFPRLNAEIQGDEIVLKKFYDIGIAVGAEEGLVVPVVRDADKLSFADIEKEIKNLAQKARSKKLTLDELQGGSFTITNGGVFGSLMSSPILNAPQVGILGMHKIQWRPVAIDKERMENRPMMYIALSYDHRIVDGSEAVSFLVKVKELLEDPESLLLEG; encoded by the coding sequence GTGAGTGATATCAAAGTACCAGAACTTGCAGAATCGATTTCTGAAGGAACGATTTCAGAATGGTTAGTGAACGTAGGAGATAAAGTCAGCAAAGGGGACCCTGTCTGTGAACTAGAAACGGACAAAGTCAACGTTGAAGTTAGTGCAGAAAACGATGGTGTCATCGAGGAGTTCTTGAAAGATGCCGGCGATACTGTTGAAGTCGGTGAAGTCATCGCTAAACTCAATGAAAACGGAGAAGCTTCAAGTTCATCCGATCAAGAGGAAAGCAAAGAAGCTTCCAAAGAAGAAGAGAAAACAAACGAAACCCCAAGTGCTAGTAAAAATGATGCCGAGCATAAAGCAGAAGAAAACCAGGATGAAGAGCAACAGGATGATACGGACCGTCCAATGGCATCTCCTGCAACACGCAAGCTAGCTCGTAAACTCGGTGTTGATTTGAATAAAGTGAAACCAAGCGATCCATTAGGACGAGTTCGTTCAGATGATGTCCGTGCTCATGCAGAGCAGTCTCAGTCTGATAAGAGCTCTGAACCTAAACAGTCTAAAGAGAAAAAAGCATCAAGCACTTCTGAGCAGCAACAATTTGATAAGCCTGTAGAACGAGTGAAGATGTCCCGCCGTCGTCAGACGATCGCAAAACGGCTTGTTGAAGCACAGCAAACGGCTGCGATGCTGACAACGTATAACGAAGTGGACCTTACTGCAATCGACGACCTTCGTAAGCGTCGTAAGGAGCAGTTCCTTGAGCAGAATGATGTAAAACTTGGCTATATGTCCTTCTATACAAAAGCTGTTGTAGCTGCATTAAAGAAATTCCCGAGACTGAACGCTGAAATTCAAGGCGATGAAATCGTCCTTAAGAAATTCTACGATATCGGGATTGCAGTCGGTGCAGAGGAAGGACTGGTCGTTCCAGTCGTACGAGACGCGGACAAGTTGAGCTTTGCCGACATTGAAAAGGAAATCAAGAATCTGGCTCAAAAAGCGCGTTCGAAGAAATTGACGCTGGATGAACTACAAGGTGGATCCTTTACAATTACAAACGGTGGCGTATTCGGCTCATTGATGTCATCTCCGATCCTGAATGCTCCTCAAGTCGGAATCCTTGGTATGCATAAGATCCAATGGCGTCCGGTTGCGATTGATAAAGAACGTATGGAAAACCGTCCAATGATGTATATTGCTCTCTCTTACGACCACAGAATTGTCGACGGAAGTGAAGCAGTAAGCTTCCTTGTAAAAGTGAAAGAACTGCTTGAAGACCCAGAATCACTATTATTAGAAGGATAA
- a CDS encoding aminoimidazole riboside kinase, protein MKRGILSLGEALIDFIPLDESNSTYQKSPGGAPANVAVGAARLGAKSTFVGKVGDDVLGHFLKDTFTQYGVHTHHLSLSKDHRTGVVFVTNGKDGERSFDFYINPSADRFLDREEINQEDLSNHKILHFGSISLISNPSKEATEYAVRLARENGLLISYDPNLRLSLWDSEETAKTTIRSMLNLVDVLKVSEEELQFLTGEDDIVEGMNRLMLHHSIPMLLVTLGAKGSYVCMKNGYEHVPGIPVQAIDTTGAGDAFMSGILYSLDQHNEAPHELTLEEAVKIAKFASVSGALAASTKGAMTALPTLAEVNQHLEDMN, encoded by the coding sequence ATGAAACGAGGTATACTGTCACTTGGTGAGGCATTAATCGATTTCATCCCTTTGGATGAATCAAACAGTACCTACCAAAAGAGCCCTGGGGGAGCACCCGCCAATGTTGCGGTTGGAGCAGCTCGACTTGGAGCGAAATCAACCTTTGTCGGTAAAGTAGGAGACGATGTACTTGGTCATTTCTTAAAAGATACGTTTACCCAATACGGGGTTCATACGCACCATTTGTCTTTGTCTAAGGATCATCGTACAGGCGTAGTATTTGTTACGAACGGAAAAGATGGTGAACGGAGCTTTGACTTTTATATCAACCCAAGTGCTGATCGTTTTCTTGACCGAGAAGAAATCAATCAAGAGGATTTATCAAATCATAAAATCCTCCATTTCGGCTCCATATCCCTTATTAGCAATCCATCTAAAGAGGCGACCGAATATGCTGTACGATTAGCAAGAGAAAATGGCCTTCTCATCTCCTATGACCCGAACCTCAGGCTCAGTCTTTGGGACTCTGAAGAAACCGCCAAAACGACAATTCGATCCATGCTTAATCTAGTCGATGTTTTGAAAGTCTCTGAAGAAGAGCTTCAGTTTTTAACGGGGGAGGATGATATCGTTGAAGGAATGAATCGTTTGATGCTCCACCATTCCATTCCAATGTTACTTGTCACATTGGGGGCAAAGGGAAGTTATGTTTGTATGAAGAATGGCTATGAACATGTACCAGGGATACCCGTACAAGCCATTGATACGACAGGTGCTGGTGATGCATTCATGTCAGGTATCCTCTATTCATTGGATCAACATAATGAAGCACCTCATGAATTGACCTTAGAGGAGGCTGTAAAAATAGCAAAATTCGCTTCCGTATCAGGAGCTTTAGCCGCCTCGACAAAAGGAGCGATGACTGCACTCCCCACTTTAGCAGAGGTCAACCAGCATCTTGAAGACATGAATTAA
- a CDS encoding SHOCT domain-containing protein: protein MMDDGGMNGGMMGGGFFGYGILFILIILAIIFITVWMFRSKPKHREDHSSETSHETLKRRLAKGEISEEEYDRMKRKLEE from the coding sequence ATGATGGATGATGGAGGCATGAATGGTGGAATGATGGGGGGAGGATTTTTCGGGTACGGAATCCTATTTATATTAATCATTCTTGCTATCATTTTCATTACTGTATGGATGTTCCGATCCAAACCAAAACATCGTGAGGATCATTCGTCTGAAACTTCTCATGAAACCCTAAAAAGACGGCTCGCAAAAGGTGAAATTTCAGAAGAAGAATATGATCGAATGAAGCGAAAATTAGAAGAGTGA
- a CDS encoding multicopper oxidase family protein, translated as MNKKIIGSVLIVVLVALGFWVFYQSPFYSGGAQTLPNGVTEGGTSIMNIGTQQTGEREVKTFNLTAEQKEWEIDNGKTVKAWTYNGTVPGEALTVTEGDYVKVNLKNELDVPVTIHWHGVLLPNKMDGVPGLTQDAVQPGESFTYEFIADDAGTYWYHSHQHSSKQVDKGLYGAFIVEEKEKKYEKEKVFILDEWAIEDEKREMSNMPGMMMGGMDGDGEADTKQMYDTFTVNGKSGKQIEPLQLKDGETARLRFINAGFQQHRLVFPEGTMKVIENDAEAVVGSDGSAKVLEIAPGERIDVAFTMKGDKLVIGEDPDVENAEDLQIPVISDSNGSQVQKEKLNVSAGRSVADGTSFGSENLIFDKIPDADVTYDMNLNMGMEMGEGMQFQINEKVFPDTPPIEVEEGDVVKVKLKNTGHMNHPMHLHGHRFQVTSKNGQEFEQPIVKDLIHVKPGEEYIVYFKADNKGEWLFHCHDNNHAARGMVKIVDYKEVFSPFQIGGEHGNEPN; from the coding sequence ATGAACAAAAAAATAATCGGCTCGGTTCTCATTGTTGTTTTAGTAGCATTGGGCTTTTGGGTCTTTTATCAATCTCCATTTTACAGTGGAGGTGCCCAAACGCTGCCCAATGGGGTAACCGAAGGCGGTACAAGCATCATGAACATTGGAACACAACAAACAGGTGAACGAGAAGTCAAAACTTTCAACCTGACAGCAGAACAAAAAGAATGGGAAATCGACAATGGTAAAACAGTAAAAGCTTGGACCTATAACGGAACGGTCCCTGGTGAAGCATTGACGGTTACCGAAGGCGATTATGTGAAAGTAAATTTAAAAAATGAGCTTGATGTGCCAGTAACGATTCATTGGCACGGTGTTTTGTTACCGAACAAAATGGATGGGGTCCCAGGGTTGACCCAAGATGCTGTACAGCCAGGTGAATCCTTCACGTATGAATTTATCGCAGATGATGCGGGGACTTATTGGTATCACTCCCACCAACATAGTTCAAAACAAGTGGATAAAGGCTTGTACGGAGCATTTATTGTAGAAGAAAAGGAGAAAAAATACGAGAAGGAAAAAGTATTCATCTTAGATGAATGGGCCATTGAGGATGAAAAAAGAGAAATGTCCAACATGCCGGGGATGATGATGGGTGGCATGGATGGAGATGGTGAAGCGGATACCAAACAAATGTATGATACCTTCACCGTTAACGGAAAGTCGGGAAAACAAATTGAACCTTTACAATTGAAAGACGGTGAAACCGCAAGACTCCGATTCATTAATGCAGGCTTTCAACAGCATCGTTTGGTATTTCCTGAAGGAACGATGAAGGTGATTGAAAATGATGCTGAAGCAGTTGTCGGATCGGATGGTTCAGCAAAAGTGCTGGAGATTGCACCAGGTGAGCGGATTGATGTAGCGTTTACGATGAAAGGTGACAAACTGGTTATCGGGGAAGACCCTGACGTAGAAAATGCGGAAGACCTGCAGATTCCGGTGATATCCGATTCCAATGGAAGTCAAGTTCAAAAGGAAAAGTTAAACGTTTCAGCAGGTAGGTCAGTAGCAGACGGCACTTCTTTTGGGAGTGAAAATCTAATTTTTGATAAAATACCTGATGCGGATGTTACGTATGATATGAACCTCAACATGGGGATGGAAATGGGTGAGGGAATGCAGTTCCAAATTAACGAAAAAGTATTTCCAGATACTCCTCCGATCGAAGTGGAGGAAGGAGATGTCGTAAAAGTAAAATTGAAAAACACTGGGCATATGAATCATCCGATGCATCTACATGGCCACAGATTTCAAGTTACTTCGAAAAACGGACAAGAATTCGAGCAACCGATTGTAAAAGATTTAATCCACGTCAAACCAGGTGAAGAATATATCGTCTATTTTAAAGCCGATAATAAAGGCGAATGGCTGTTTCATTGTCATGATAACAATCATGCTGCCAGGGGTATGGTGAAAATCGTGGATTACAAGGAAGTCTTTTCCCCATTTCAGATAGGCGGAGAACATGGAAATGAACCAAATTAA